The genome window TGCACCGAATCTTTAGAGCAGTTGCGAGCGCTGGAGTGGGGCTATCGCATTCGGATGGTGCGTGTGGAGAGGGCTCCTATTGCAGTAGATACACCAGAGGATTTAGAAAAGGTGCGACAACTTCTCAAGACCAGTCCTCCTTCCCTAGAGTAGGGAGAGATGCTTAGCAAAAAAATCGTTATTGCCTTTGCTTTCTAATATTCTACGGGTTGGGTTCCTTCGGTAGTGAGAAAACCCAATACATGCGCATCCAGAGATCTTCTTAGAAGGTTCTTCCAAGTGAAGCGCTTTCTTAACGACATCTTGCAACGTGCTTGTCCTCGGTGGTGTTCGCACTGTTACTGCGCATAAAGCGTGGAAGCGCCCGTTGACAATTCGGTGAGAAGAAGGGTATACTCGCTAGGCTACGGCGGGCGTCGAGCCTTTTGTTGAGAAGCGGAAGGGTGCCCGCTGGGGTGTTCGTTGAGAAAAAGGACCTGCGGCCGTGTTCGATAGCCTTTCCGAAAAACTACAAAATGTCTTTATGCGCCTGCGCGGTAAGGGGCGCGTCACCGAGGCGGACGTTAATGAGGCCGTGCGTGAGGTGCGGCTGGCACTGCTGGAAGCCGATGTAAGCCTGCCTGTGGTGCGCGACTTTATTGGGCGCATTCGAGAGAAGGCCCTTGGGGTGGAGGTTTTAGAGAGCCTTCAGCCCTGGCAGCAGGTCATAGACATCGTCTATAAAGAGATGGTAGCCCTGTTGGGGCAGCAGCAGGCTCCTCTGAACGTGGCCTCCACGCCTCCTACCATCGTGATGCTTTGTGGCCTGCAAGGAACCGGGAAAACGACCCTTGCGGCGAAGCTGGGCACCTTTCTAAAAAAGCAGGGTCATCGGCCCCTGCTGGTGGCCTGCGATATCTACCGCCCCGCGGCAATTAAACAACTGCAAGTGCTGGGTGAGCAGGCGGAGTTGCCGGTCTATGCGTTGCCAGAAGACCAACGTAAAGGCCCGCCTACCATCGCCCGTATGGCTGTAGAGTACGCGCGGCAACACGCCAACGATTTCGTGATTTTGGATACAGCCGGGCGTTTGGCCATTGACGATGAGCTCATGGATGAACTAGGCCAGATGCGCGCGTTTGTCCAGCCCCACGAGGTGATCCTTGTGGTGGATGCGATGGTAGGCCAAGATGCGGTAAACTTTGCCGAACAGTTTCATAAACGACTTGCCCTCACCGGCTTCGTTATGACGAAGTTAGACGGGGACACGCGCGGTGGCGCGGCGCTCTCTATCCGTGCGGTGACCGGCGTTCCCATTAAGTTCATCGGAACCGGTGAGAAGCTCGATGCGTTTGAGCCGTTCTATCCGGATCGCATGGCGCAGCGTATTCTCGGAATGGGCGACATTTTGAGCCTCATCGAGAAAGCGCAAGAGGCCGTGGATGAGAAAAAGGCGGCCGCCTTAGAGGCGAAGCTGCGTGAGAATCGATTTGACTTCAACGACCTGCTGGAACAGCTCGAGCAGATGAAGAAGTTGGGGCCTATCGAGAACCTGCTAAAGCTTATCCCCGGCGTTAATAACAAAATGCTGGAGGGGATGAACCTCGATCCGAAAGTGGTGGAGCGTCGTAAGGCCATCATTCTTTCGATGACTCCCCAAGAGCGTGCTAACCCGACGATTATCAATGCGTCGCGAAGACGGCGGATTGCCGCGGGATGCGGACAAAGCGTTCACGAGGTGAACCAACTGCTCAACGATTTTGAGCGGATGCGACGTATGATGCGCACGCTGATTCAGCAGGTTCCTGGCGCAAAACCCAACAACAAATTGCCCTCCGCGCGTAAGCTCCCCGGAGCGCTTAAAAAGATGTCGCGAGGGCAAAGTAAAGGGTGGTTTTCCCGACAATAACCGTTGCGATACCGATATCCTTTATGCAGACTGAAACATCGTTGAAGACGTGCATAGGGGAGAACGTATCGAAAGGAGTGACAAGGAAGAGTGGTTAAAATACGTTTGAAGCGAATGGGCGCAAGAAACCGTCCGTTCTATCGTCTTGTGGTGGCCAACAGCACATCACCACGCGATGGACGGTTTATTGAGACCATCGGTACCTACAATCCTTTGACAGACCCGCCCAGCATTACCGTGAAAGAGGAGCGGGCGCTCTACTGGCTCAGTGTGGGGGCTCAACCAACCGACATCGCCCGAGCCCTCTTGAAAAAAACTGGGGTGCTGGAGAAGTTCCAGCAACAAAAAGCACAAAGCAAGAAGAAGGTGGAAGCAGGTGTCTAGTATTGCTGCCGAGTCGAAATCCATATCGGGTTTGCTCGAATATCTCATTAAGTCGTTAGTGGACGATCCGGAAAGCGTTACGATTACGGAAGTAGAGCGACCGGATATCACCGTCTACGAGGTGCGTGTGGCTCCCGGAGACCTTGGGCGTATCATAGGAAAACAAGGACGCGTGGTGAATGCCCTGCGCACCGTAGCGCGAGCCGCTGCACGCGGCGAACGTCGCGTGCAAGTAGAAGTTATCTCTGATGCTTCTTAA of Chthonomonas calidirosea T49 contains these proteins:
- the ffh gene encoding signal recognition particle protein yields the protein MFDSLSEKLQNVFMRLRGKGRVTEADVNEAVREVRLALLEADVSLPVVRDFIGRIREKALGVEVLESLQPWQQVIDIVYKEMVALLGQQQAPLNVASTPPTIVMLCGLQGTGKTTLAAKLGTFLKKQGHRPLLVACDIYRPAAIKQLQVLGEQAELPVYALPEDQRKGPPTIARMAVEYARQHANDFVILDTAGRLAIDDELMDELGQMRAFVQPHEVILVVDAMVGQDAVNFAEQFHKRLALTGFVMTKLDGDTRGGAALSIRAVTGVPIKFIGTGEKLDAFEPFYPDRMAQRILGMGDILSLIEKAQEAVDEKKAAALEAKLRENRFDFNDLLEQLEQMKKLGPIENLLKLIPGVNNKMLEGMNLDPKVVERRKAIILSMTPQERANPTIINASRRRRIAAGCGQSVHEVNQLLNDFERMRRMMRTLIQQVPGAKPNNKLPSARKLPGALKKMSRGQSKGWFSRQ
- the rpsP gene encoding 30S ribosomal protein S16, coding for MVKIRLKRMGARNRPFYRLVVANSTSPRDGRFIETIGTYNPLTDPPSITVKEERALYWLSVGAQPTDIARALLKKTGVLEKFQQQKAQSKKKVEAGV
- a CDS encoding KH domain-containing protein produces the protein MSSIAAESKSISGLLEYLIKSLVDDPESVTITEVERPDITVYEVRVAPGDLGRIIGKQGRVVNALRTVARAAARGERRVQVEVISDAS